Proteins found in one Homalodisca vitripennis isolate AUS2020 chromosome 4, UT_GWSS_2.1, whole genome shotgun sequence genomic segment:
- the LOC124359203 gene encoding caspase-1-like isoform X2 → MCEPRPNEVVSENGAIGDHDEADVLGSTFYKDKKQKREAVMPVPKHALFYKMDHKYRGIAVILNHENFMPNMKLKPRAGTNVDSEQLEKSLRRLGFQIQVHYDLTVEKIDKIIEKVSQQDHSDNDCFALACLSHGEQGILYAYDAPYKPDTLWSRFTADKCPSLAGKPKLFFIQACQGDQLDGGVMLRSQVDSSPSYRIPAHADFLIAYSTIPEDPSQLTTPQASVLTEGVSQTLTKKLSTTSLTEEPSQSTTPQASVLTEGVSQTLTKKLSTTSLTEDPSQSTTPQATPTAFAPSNEKDASIIVGFYSWRNTMRGSWFMQALCEEINEHGFTIDMLTLLTFVNRKVAVDFESNVPDNAVMHAQKQIPCITFMLTRVLKFSEKTETNEVY, encoded by the exons ATGTGTGAACCAAGACCCAATGAAGTAGTAAGCGAAAATGGTGCCATTGGCGACCATGATGAGGCTGACGTTTTGGGATCCACTTT TTACAAGGATAAGAAACAGAAGAGAGAAGCTGTTATGCCAGTGCCAAAACATGctcttttttacaaaatggatCACAAATATAGGGGAATTGCTGTGATATTAAACCATGAAAACTTCATGCCCAATATGAAACTGAAGCCCCGGGCTGGAACCAATGTGGACTCGGAGCAGCTGGAGAAATCACTCAGAAGGTTGGGGTTCCAGATACAAGTTCATTATGATCTCACTGTTGAAAAAATCGACAAAATCATAGAAAAAG TTAGTCAACAGGACCACAGTGACAATGACTGTTTCGCTCTTGCGTGTCTGTCACATGGGGAGCAAGGTATCCTCTACGCTTACGATGCCCCATACAAGCCGGACACACTGTGGTCTCGCTTCACGGCTGACAAGTGCCCCAGTCTTGCCGGAAAGCCTAAATTGTTTTTCATTCAG GCTTGTCAAGGAGACCAGTTGGACGGTGGAGTGATGCTACGTTCTCAGGTTGATTCTAGTCCATCATACAGAATACCAGCTCATGCTGATTTCCTAATAGCTTATTCAACTATTCCAG AGGACCCCAGCCAGTTGACAACACCACAGGCTTCGGTATTGACggagggagtcagtcaaaccctgaCCAAAAAACTGTCCACAACATCTTTGACAGAGGAACCCAGCCAGTCGACAACCCCACAGGCTTCGGTATTGACggagggagtcagtcaaaccctgaCCAAAAAACTGTCCACAACATCTTTGACAGAGGACCCCAGCCAGTCGACAACCCCACAGGCTACACCTACTGCATTTGCTCCAAGTAATGAGAAAGACGCCAGCATCATTGTAG GTTTCTACTCTTGGCGTAACACAATGCGAGGTTCGTGGTTCATGCAAGCCCTCTGTGAAGAGATAAATGAACACGGCTTCACTATTGACATGCTCACGCTGCTTACATTTGTCAACCGAAAGGTGGCTGTGGATTTTGAGTCCAATGTTCCAGACAACGCTGTCATGCATGCACAGAAACAGATACCTTGCATAACTTTCATGCTCACTCGTGTACTTAAATTCTCGGAGAAGACTGAAACCAATGAAGTTTACTGA
- the LOC124359203 gene encoding caspase-1-like isoform X1, with the protein MCEPRPNEVVSENGAIGDHDEADVLGSTFWKGWPCKWMKNNILCYKDKKQKREAVMPVPKHALFYKMDHKYRGIAVILNHENFMPNMKLKPRAGTNVDSEQLEKSLRRLGFQIQVHYDLTVEKIDKIIEKVSQQDHSDNDCFALACLSHGEQGILYAYDAPYKPDTLWSRFTADKCPSLAGKPKLFFIQACQGDQLDGGVMLRSQVDSSPSYRIPAHADFLIAYSTIPEDPSQLTTPQASVLTEGVSQTLTKKLSTTSLTEEPSQSTTPQASVLTEGVSQTLTKKLSTTSLTEDPSQSTTPQATPTAFAPSNEKDASIIVGFYSWRNTMRGSWFMQALCEEINEHGFTIDMLTLLTFVNRKVAVDFESNVPDNAVMHAQKQIPCITFMLTRVLKFSEKTETNEVY; encoded by the exons ATGTGTGAACCAAGACCCAATGAAGTAGTAAGCGAAAATGGTGCCATTGGCGACCATGATGAGGCTGACGTTTTGGGATCCACTTT CTGGAAGGGTTGGCCTTGCAAATGGATGAAGAACAACATCCTATG TTACAAGGATAAGAAACAGAAGAGAGAAGCTGTTATGCCAGTGCCAAAACATGctcttttttacaaaatggatCACAAATATAGGGGAATTGCTGTGATATTAAACCATGAAAACTTCATGCCCAATATGAAACTGAAGCCCCGGGCTGGAACCAATGTGGACTCGGAGCAGCTGGAGAAATCACTCAGAAGGTTGGGGTTCCAGATACAAGTTCATTATGATCTCACTGTTGAAAAAATCGACAAAATCATAGAAAAAG TTAGTCAACAGGACCACAGTGACAATGACTGTTTCGCTCTTGCGTGTCTGTCACATGGGGAGCAAGGTATCCTCTACGCTTACGATGCCCCATACAAGCCGGACACACTGTGGTCTCGCTTCACGGCTGACAAGTGCCCCAGTCTTGCCGGAAAGCCTAAATTGTTTTTCATTCAG GCTTGTCAAGGAGACCAGTTGGACGGTGGAGTGATGCTACGTTCTCAGGTTGATTCTAGTCCATCATACAGAATACCAGCTCATGCTGATTTCCTAATAGCTTATTCAACTATTCCAG AGGACCCCAGCCAGTTGACAACACCACAGGCTTCGGTATTGACggagggagtcagtcaaaccctgaCCAAAAAACTGTCCACAACATCTTTGACAGAGGAACCCAGCCAGTCGACAACCCCACAGGCTTCGGTATTGACggagggagtcagtcaaaccctgaCCAAAAAACTGTCCACAACATCTTTGACAGAGGACCCCAGCCAGTCGACAACCCCACAGGCTACACCTACTGCATTTGCTCCAAGTAATGAGAAAGACGCCAGCATCATTGTAG GTTTCTACTCTTGGCGTAACACAATGCGAGGTTCGTGGTTCATGCAAGCCCTCTGTGAAGAGATAAATGAACACGGCTTCACTATTGACATGCTCACGCTGCTTACATTTGTCAACCGAAAGGTGGCTGTGGATTTTGAGTCCAATGTTCCAGACAACGCTGTCATGCATGCACAGAAACAGATACCTTGCATAACTTTCATGCTCACTCGTGTACTTAAATTCTCGGAGAAGACTGAAACCAATGAAGTTTACTGA
- the LOC124359203 gene encoding caspase-1-like isoform X3: protein MCEPRPNEVVSENGAIGDHDEADVLGSTFWKGWPCKWMKNNILCYKDKKQKREAVMPVPKHALFYKMDHKYRGIAVILNHENFMPNMKLKPRAGTNVDSEQLEKSLRRLGFQIQVHYDLTVEKIDKIIEKVSQQDHSDNDCFALACLSHGEQGILYAYDAPYKPDTLWSRFTADKCPSLAGKPKLFFIQACQGDQLDGGVMLRSQVDSSPSYRIPAHADFLIAYSTIPGFYSWRNTMRGSWFMQALCEEINEHGFTIDMLTLLTFVNRKVAVDFESNVPDNAVMHAQKQIPCITFMLTRVLKFSEKTETNEVY, encoded by the exons ATGTGTGAACCAAGACCCAATGAAGTAGTAAGCGAAAATGGTGCCATTGGCGACCATGATGAGGCTGACGTTTTGGGATCCACTTT CTGGAAGGGTTGGCCTTGCAAATGGATGAAGAACAACATCCTATG TTACAAGGATAAGAAACAGAAGAGAGAAGCTGTTATGCCAGTGCCAAAACATGctcttttttacaaaatggatCACAAATATAGGGGAATTGCTGTGATATTAAACCATGAAAACTTCATGCCCAATATGAAACTGAAGCCCCGGGCTGGAACCAATGTGGACTCGGAGCAGCTGGAGAAATCACTCAGAAGGTTGGGGTTCCAGATACAAGTTCATTATGATCTCACTGTTGAAAAAATCGACAAAATCATAGAAAAAG TTAGTCAACAGGACCACAGTGACAATGACTGTTTCGCTCTTGCGTGTCTGTCACATGGGGAGCAAGGTATCCTCTACGCTTACGATGCCCCATACAAGCCGGACACACTGTGGTCTCGCTTCACGGCTGACAAGTGCCCCAGTCTTGCCGGAAAGCCTAAATTGTTTTTCATTCAG GCTTGTCAAGGAGACCAGTTGGACGGTGGAGTGATGCTACGTTCTCAGGTTGATTCTAGTCCATCATACAGAATACCAGCTCATGCTGATTTCCTAATAGCTTATTCAACTATTCCAG GTTTCTACTCTTGGCGTAACACAATGCGAGGTTCGTGGTTCATGCAAGCCCTCTGTGAAGAGATAAATGAACACGGCTTCACTATTGACATGCTCACGCTGCTTACATTTGTCAACCGAAAGGTGGCTGTGGATTTTGAGTCCAATGTTCCAGACAACGCTGTCATGCATGCACAGAAACAGATACCTTGCATAACTTTCATGCTCACTCGTGTACTTAAATTCTCGGAGAAGACTGAAACCAATGAAGTTTACTGA